A stretch of Triticum aestivum cultivar Chinese Spring chromosome 1D, IWGSC CS RefSeq v2.1, whole genome shotgun sequence DNA encodes these proteins:
- the LOC123181574 gene encoding uncharacterized protein isoform X2: MTSPSAPVLHRQILPRPLVPSCRVSPRTPASVAAQPSPSPRRIWRLPLLRSSLPPEGSPAELVAEDSKFVPLNAEDPMYGPPALLLIGFDKSETVKVIHCTEEMTKQTLWDAMHTEQPNVEAVKIMKSPQRICIFSGLTGEEMMMFINAFPETGLEQAAFAALVPNSAEKVLAEVIEEIMGDHEMLTGKNSA, translated from the exons ATGACTTCGCCGTCCGCCCCCGTCCTCCACCGCCAAATCCTGCCCAGACCCTTAGTACCCTCCTGCCGCGTCTCGCCCCGCACCCCCGCATCCGTCGCGGcgcagccgtcgccgtcgccgaggAGAATATGGCGCCTGCCCCTGCTCCGATCGTCGCTGCCTCCCGAAG GATCCCCGGCGGAGCTTGTAGCAGAGGACTCCAAGTTCGTGCCGCTGAACGCCGAGGACCCGATGTACGGACCGCCG GCATTGTTGCTCATCGGATTCGATAAAAGCGAGACCGTCAAG GTGATTCATTGTACAGAAGAAATGACGAAACAAACTTTGTGGGATGCTATGCACACTGAGCAGCCTAATGTAGAAGCTGTCAAG ATTATGAAATCTCCGCAGAGAATATGCATCTTTTCTGGTCTGACCGGTGAGGAGATGATGATGTTCATCAACGCCTTCCCAGAAACAG GGTTGGAACAAGCCGCTTTCGCAGCACTTGTTCCCAACAGCGCAGAGAAGGTTCTTGCTGAGGTGATCGAGGAAATAATGGGTGACCATGAGATGCTG ACGGGAAAGAATTCAGCATGA
- the LOC123181574 gene encoding uncharacterized protein isoform X1 gives MTSPSAPVLHRQILPRPLVPSCRVSPRTPASVAAQPSPSPRRIWRLPLLRSSLPPEGSPAELVAEDSKFVPLNAEDPMYGPPALLLIGFDKSETVKIQEFLKELDGDFLKVIHCTEEMTKQTLWDAMHTEQPNVEAVKIMKSPQRICIFSGLTGEEMMMFINAFPETGLEQAAFAALVPNSAEKVLAEVIEEIMGDHEMLTGKNSA, from the exons ATGACTTCGCCGTCCGCCCCCGTCCTCCACCGCCAAATCCTGCCCAGACCCTTAGTACCCTCCTGCCGCGTCTCGCCCCGCACCCCCGCATCCGTCGCGGcgcagccgtcgccgtcgccgaggAGAATATGGCGCCTGCCCCTGCTCCGATCGTCGCTGCCTCCCGAAG GATCCCCGGCGGAGCTTGTAGCAGAGGACTCCAAGTTCGTGCCGCTGAACGCCGAGGACCCGATGTACGGACCGCCG GCATTGTTGCTCATCGGATTCGATAAAAGCGAGACCGTCAAG ATTCAGGAGTTCCTAAAGGAGCTGGACGGTGATTTCCTCAAG GTGATTCATTGTACAGAAGAAATGACGAAACAAACTTTGTGGGATGCTATGCACACTGAGCAGCCTAATGTAGAAGCTGTCAAG ATTATGAAATCTCCGCAGAGAATATGCATCTTTTCTGGTCTGACCGGTGAGGAGATGATGATGTTCATCAACGCCTTCCCAGAAACAG GGTTGGAACAAGCCGCTTTCGCAGCACTTGTTCCCAACAGCGCAGAGAAGGTTCTTGCTGAGGTGATCGAGGAAATAATGGGTGACCATGAGATGCTG ACGGGAAAGAATTCAGCATGA
- the LOC123181574 gene encoding uncharacterized protein isoform X3 yields the protein MTSPSAPVLHRQILPRPLVPSCRVSPRTPASVAAQPSPSPRRIWRLPLLRSSLPPEGSPAELVAEDSKFVPLNAEDPMYGPPVIHCTEEMTKQTLWDAMHTEQPNVEAVKIMKSPQRICIFSGLTGEEMMMFINAFPETGLEQAAFAALVPNSAEKVLAEVIEEIMGDHEMLTGKNSA from the exons ATGACTTCGCCGTCCGCCCCCGTCCTCCACCGCCAAATCCTGCCCAGACCCTTAGTACCCTCCTGCCGCGTCTCGCCCCGCACCCCCGCATCCGTCGCGGcgcagccgtcgccgtcgccgaggAGAATATGGCGCCTGCCCCTGCTCCGATCGTCGCTGCCTCCCGAAG GATCCCCGGCGGAGCTTGTAGCAGAGGACTCCAAGTTCGTGCCGCTGAACGCCGAGGACCCGATGTACGGACCGCCG GTGATTCATTGTACAGAAGAAATGACGAAACAAACTTTGTGGGATGCTATGCACACTGAGCAGCCTAATGTAGAAGCTGTCAAG ATTATGAAATCTCCGCAGAGAATATGCATCTTTTCTGGTCTGACCGGTGAGGAGATGATGATGTTCATCAACGCCTTCCCAGAAACAG GGTTGGAACAAGCCGCTTTCGCAGCACTTGTTCCCAACAGCGCAGAGAAGGTTCTTGCTGAGGTGATCGAGGAAATAATGGGTGACCATGAGATGCTG ACGGGAAAGAATTCAGCATGA
- the LOC123181575 gene encoding very-long-chain aldehyde decarbonylase GL1-10 — MLPWATAAEAEAALGRAMTAAEALWFRWTAETSDYYLYCLNILFLLVVFTLAPLPVALLELRAPRAVGPYKLQPRVRLSRAEFLKCYGDVMRIFFLVIGPLQLVSYPAVKMVGIHTGLPLPSLGEMAAQLLVYFLVEDYLNYWIHRLLHGEWGYEKIHRIHHEYTAPIGFAAPYAHWAEVLILGIPSFAGPAIAPGHMITFWLWIILRQMEAIDTHSGFDFPFSLTKYIPFYGGAEYHDYHHYVGGQSQSNFASVFTYCDYLYGTDRGYRFHKAYLAKLKDLAPSDGEKEGADGFAYAKLD; from the exons ATGCTCccgtgggcgacggcggcggaggccgaggcggcgctggggcgcgCCATGACGGCCGCGGAGGCGCTGTGGTTCCGGTGGACCGCGGAGACGTCCGACTACTACCTCTACTGCCtcaacatcctcttcctcctcgtcgtcttcacgCTCGCGCCGCTCCCCGTCGCGCTCCTCGAGCTCCGCGCGCCGCGGGCCGTCGGGCCGTACAAGCTGCAGCCCCGGGTGCGGCTCTCGCGTGCCGAGTTCCTCAAGTGCTACGGGGACGTCATGCGcatcttcttcctcgtcatcgGCCCGCTCCAGCTCGTCTCCTACCCCGCCGTCAAG ATGGTGGGAATCCACACCGGACTGCCGCTGCCGTCTCTGGGGGAGATGGCGGCACAGCTGCTGGTCTACTTCCTGGTTGAGGACTACCTCAACTACTGGATCCACCGGCTGCTGCACGGTGAGTGGGGCTATGAGAAGATCCACCGGATCCACCATGAGTACACCGCGCCCATTGGCTTTGCAGCGCCATACGCACACTGGGCAGAGGTGCTCATACTTGGCATCCCCTCCTTCGCTGGGCCGGCCATTGCACCAGGCCACATGATAACATTCTGGCTCTGGATTATACTTCGTCAGATGGAAGCCATTGACACACACAGCGG TTTTGATTTCCCATTCAGCCTGACAAAGTATATTCCATTCTATGGAGGAGCAGAATACCATGATTATCATCACTACGTTGGAGGCCAAAGCCAGAGCAATTTTGCTTCCGTTTTCACGTACTGTGATTACCTATATGGGACCGACAGA GGTTACAGATTCCACAAGGCTTACTTAGCAAAG TTGAAGGATCTGGCGCCAAGCGACGGCGAGAAAGAAGGTGCCGACGGATTCGCTTACGCAAAGTTGGATTAG